One region of Chaetodon auriga isolate fChaAug3 chromosome 5, fChaAug3.hap1, whole genome shotgun sequence genomic DNA includes:
- the paip1 gene encoding polyadenylate-binding protein-interacting protein 1, whose amino-acid sequence MNDNFDRTPGAGRTRTLPADPGLVGSDVDGVTKTALFNQREPLRQPRTSPPFAENNSSTGLDVAVGDSKRQSKPQQSANANNTSASRRCNDVDSVVKSSKLSASAPEFVPSGFNLYEDPTFYDDSESYYGEPTLAEMVTDFLGHLSSSPGSFESDIEYITGMLNSCVTTEESLHELVELIYTQSTAIPNFSYTGARLCNYLSHHLTISPPSGNFRQLLLKRCRIEFEQRDAAVRGDAEAQKKLHSFVLFLGELYLNLEVKSGKGPPNRADILLSALNDLMNSLLNNPVDANLICAVKLLKLTGSVLDDAWKESGKPHMEQLIQRIETILLDATCSRDVRQMLLKLVELRSSDWGRVRAAAAASNATPDNDPNYFMNEPTFYTEDGTPFTAADPEYAEKYQEILDRQDYFHDNFGENGNEVFDDSEDEMGPEMEEAFENFYLESEKKRQK is encoded by the exons ATGAACGACAATTTTGACCGAACTCCTGGAGCGGGGAGAACCCGCACTCTTCCAGCAGACCCCGGGCTCGTTGGTAGCGACGTGGATGGGGTCACCAAAACCGCACTTTTCAATCAAAGGGAACCGTTGAGACAGCCGCGAACATCTCCTCCTTTTGCCGAGAACAACAGTAGCACGGGGCTGGATGTGGCTGTTGGAG atTCAAAAAGACAGAGCAAACCCCAACAAAGTGCAAATGCCAACAATACGTCTGCCTCCAGAAGGTGTAATGACGTGGATTCTGTGGTCAAGTCATCAAAGCTTTCAGCCAGTGCCCCAGAGTTTGTCCCCTCTGGATTTAACCTATATGAA GACCCCACTTTTTATGATGACAGCGAAAGCTATTATGGTGAACCAACCCTGGCTGAAATGGTCACAGACTTCCTCGGCCACCTGAGCTCCTCACCAGGTTCCTTTGAGTCGGATATTGAATACATAACTGGCATGCTCAACTCCTGCGTTACTACTGAAGAGTCGTTGCACGAGCTGGTGGAACTGATCTACACACAG TCTACTGCCATTCCAAACTTCTCTTACACGGGAGCCAGGCTCTGTAACTACCTGTCCCATCACCTCACTATCAGCCCACCAAGTGGCAACTTTCGTCAACTGCTCCTGAAAAG GTGTCGAATAGAGTTTGAGCAGAGGGATGCAGCTGTTCGAGGAGACGCCGAGGCTCAGAAAAAGCTCCACTCCTTTGTCCTCTTTCTGGGAGAGCTCTATCTCAACCTGGAG GTAAAGAGTGGAAAGGGACCTCCAAATCGAGCAGATAtcctcctgtctgctctgaatGACCTGATGAACAGCCTGCTAAACAATCCTGTGGATGCAAATCTCATCTGTGCTGTCAAACTGCTTAAG CTGACAGGCTCTGTCCTGGATGATGCATGGAAAGAGAGTGGAAAACCACACATGGAGCAACTGATTCAAAGAATAGAAACTATTCTACTGGATgccacctgcagcag GGATGTTAGACAGATGCTTCTGAAATTAGTGGAGTTGAGATCTAGTGATTGGGGCAGAGTccgtgctgctgcagctgccagcAATGCCACGCCAGACAACGACCCCAACTATTTCATG aatGAACCGACATTCTACACAGAAGACGGCACCCCTTTTACAGCAGCAGACCCAG AATATGCTGAGAAATACCAGGAGATCCTGGACAGGCAGGACTATTTCCACGATAACTTtggagaaaatggaaatgaagt ATTTGACGACTCTGAAGATGAGATGGGGCCTGAGATGGAGGAAGCTTTTGAGAATTTTTATTT
- the fgf10b gene encoding fibroblast growth factor 10b, with protein MIRWAAGGSKAASASSCSRAGLGARSDSGTSSRARFSTLLSSLSLPLLVALVVFSFSLPGAACHQLRRDRLRLANPRTLRAPLNISETEVFSRPRATGGPLGRTGGPQGRHVRSYNHLQGDIRKRKLFSFQKFFLRIDKNGKVNGTKIKDDPFSILEITSVDVGVVAIKGVNSSYYLAISRKGELYGAREFGVDCTLKERIEENGYNTYASAEWRNKKRQMFVGLNVHGKPLRGKKTRRKNTATHFLPIAV; from the exons ATGATCAGATGGGCTGCTGGAGGGAGTAAGGCTGCCTCTGCCTCGTCCTGCTCCAGGGCTGGGTTAGGGGCTCGTTCTGATTCTGGAACCAGTTCCAGAGCAAGGTTCTCAACGCTGCTTTCCTCCCTGTCTTTGCCTCTCCTGGTTGCCCTGGTggttttctccttctccctccccgGGGCGGCCTGCCATCAGCTCcgcagagacagactgaggctCGCCAACCCACGAACTCTCAGGGCtccactgaacatttctgagacTGAGGTCTTCTCTAGGCCCAGGGCTACTGGGGGACCACTGGGTCGGACTGGGGGACCGCAGGGTAGGCATGTGCGCAGCTACAATCATCTCCAAGGGGACATACGGAAGAGGAAGCTGTTCTCTTTCCAGAAGTTTTTCCTGAGGATCGATAAGAATGGAAAGGTCAATGGAACCAAGATCAAGGATGATCCCTTCA GTATTCTGGAAATCACATCGGTGGACGTGGGAGTGGTGGCCATCAAAGGGGTGAACAGCAGCTACTATCTGGCTATCAGCAGGAAGGGAGAACTGTACGGAGCG agaGAGTTCGGCGTCGACTGCACCCTGAAGGAGCGGATTGAGGAGAACGGCTACAACACATACGCGTCAGCGGAGTGGAGGAACAAGAAGCGGCAGATGTTTGTGGGTCTGAATGTCCACGGGAAGCCGCTGAGAGGGAAGAAAACCCGCAGGAAGAACACGGCCACCCACTTCCTTCCAATTGCGGTGTGA
- the LOC143320267 gene encoding A disintegrin and metalloproteinase with thrombospondin motifs 12-like produces the protein MRCSQECPVLFLLHFVFSLAAGHEELSGRLLSFFPEQGELSQSSIVHPVKTTADGEFISHSVSHHFKGARVRRDLQTLGLDGQVYYKVNYKGRPLVFNLTANNHLVSRDYILERRNGSANRTEHRLSEGNSCHLLGTVEASDVRGTAAISTCKGLRGFFSLPEGHYFIEPVQKSPDDPAGTPEPHVVYPRVTTESHRKTRSLESKGTPSPCGVQDAPSNSVQVDREREEWEREQERGEDQAQSRSQRSVSRERWVETMVVADSKLIEYHGSDNVESYIFTIMNMVAGIFHDASIGNAIHVILVRLILLQGEEKGLKIVHHADTTLASFCAWQKNLNPQSDTHPAHHDVAVLVTRKDICAGMNQPCETLGLSHLSGMCQPHRSCNINEDSGLPVAFTVAHEMGHSFGIHHDGQGNDCELEGRHPFIMSRQLMYDSSPLTWSPCSKEYITRFLDRGWGFCLDDRPSKRDLTTPLARLGVRYTTHHQCQLQYGPNATFCHEVDNVCQILWCSVNGSCRSKLDSPIDGTRCGPEKWCISGECVIVGKLPETVNGGWGQWSTWSHCSRTCGTGVQSAERECNNPKPEFGGKYCTGERKRYRTCNTKPCQQNKPTFREMLCSEFDTVPYHNELYQWIPVANPLHPCELHCRPVSEYFSEKMLDTVTDGTPCFMNNNSRSICVNGVCKEVGCDYGIDSNAVEDRCGVCLGDGKSCETVYKSFDEGEGFGYMDVGVIPEGARDILVKEVEEAGNFLALRSETTEEYYLNGNFIIQWNGEYEAGGTTFFYERDGNMENLTAPGPTKQPVMLQLLFQEKNPGIKYEYIIKKTRETGNEVTEPMYRWRHGAWTDCSTTCGLGEQHQPVRCFEVDVGVVDESLCDPESRPEDRHRKCKTMDCPARWWVGGWQQCTATCGSEGVRKRTVLCVRTVSGEERVLHPVECKHLLKPKPIVPCNRDVPCGQDWAVGNWEECPVTCGGGVRSRTVMCALAPKKTCDLSTKPRSRSLCALQSCPNSSLRRRPGPPPKYRRIYPNKSHPTKHPATPTWAPTSTTTTAAPTAAVTVRKKTTTKETTTAFIPTTKSLSIPETTVPEIIDTDDYEFNIKVRENEENRGKGFPSKVKDRKATSVEKEKVEEREDGEEGSTPNVVMYTPGYDYVVEDRTMEVEGIIDLDVTTSTSLKSPLKSTTPMPHTLITPTLQTSPPTMQTTKAPTTYSTPLTSTITLPKTTHHYPFSNRHTTPRINPYSHWTHRVPLTTPMYEDHSVPMKAGVHTTKAPSTTARRKPITTAASPQPTVKIIKMKKTAVTPRKNSSASRAKKPSSLSKSGRSKSQNQQPESPMSSSTSDQRNLMAREPVSMDIFWVVGNWSECSTTCGIGAIWRTVVCSSQKDEDCANAKRPEPARTCHLQPCATWQSGSWSKCPDSCAVVGRRYRDVQCVDSQSKRALRPFHCQAVSSRPVSTLTCPHKPCMSWSISPWGPCSGSCGEGIRERLVYCPAPHRCSTTLRPNSTEPCSLKPCTHWMADDWEECSVTCGGGQQQREVNCVSEKDLAVMPNSLCEKISKPETLRKCNMQECKTNTGPVCKKNTMSSRFCDKLKLLGRCSLRSVQRQCCVTCGS, from the exons ATGCGATGTTCGCAGGAGTGTCCGGTTCTTTTTCTGCtacactttgttttctctctggcAGCCGGCCACGAAGAGCTCTCAGGCAgactcctctccttctttccaGAGCAAG GTGAGTTGTCCCAGTCATCCATCGTCCACCCAGTGAAAACCACGGCTGATGGAGAGTTCATCTCCCACTCTGTGTCTCACCACTTCAAGGGTGCGCGAGTCAGGCGTGACCTGCAAACCCTTGGTTTGGACGGACAGGTTTACTACAAGGTCAACTACAAGGGTCGCCCTTTAGTGTTCAATTTGACTGCAAACAACCACCTGGTCTCAAGGGACTACATCCTGGAGAGGAGGAACGGCAGTGCCAACAGGACTGAGCATCGTCTGTCTGAGGGGAATTCCTGCCACCTCCTCGGCACCGTGGAAGCCTCCGATGTGCGAGGAACTGCTGCTATCAGCACCTGTAAAGGACTG aGAGGCTTCTTCTCTCTGCCAGAGGGACACTATTTTATTGAACCTGTCCAGAAGTCTCCTGATGATCCTGCAGGGACTCCAGAGCCCCATGTTGTCTATCCAAGAGTTACGACAGAAAGTCACAGGAAAACACGCAGTCTCGAGTCCAAAGGAACACCCAGCCCGTGTGGAGTTCAAG ATGCTCCAAGCAACTCTGTCCAGGTGGAtagggagagggaggaatgggagagggagcaagagaggGGGGAGGATCAGGCTCAGTCCCGCTCGCAGCGCTCAGTCAGCAGAGAGCGGTGGGTGGAGACCATGGTGGTGGCCGACTCCAAACTCATAGAATACCATGGCAGCGATAATGTGGAGTCCTACATCTTTACCATCATGAACATG GTGGCTGGAATCTTTCATGATGCCAGTATTGGGAATGCCATCCACGTCATTCTGGTTCGCCTCATTCTGCTGCAGGGAGAAGAG AAAGGGTTGAAGATTGTTCACCATGCAGACACCACTCTGGCCAGTTTCTGTGCTTGGCAGAAAAACCTCAACCCCCAGAGTGACACACACCCAGCTCACCATGACGTGGCTGTGCTGGTCACCAG GAAAGACATCTGTGCTGGAATGAACCAGCCCTGTGAGACCCTGggtctgtctcatctgtctggGATGTGTCAGCCCCACCGCAGCTGCAACATCAATGAGGATTCGGGACTACCTGTCGCCTTCACCGTTGCTCATGAGATGGGCCACAG TTTTGGGATTCATCATGACGGCCAGGGTAATGACTGTGAGCTGGAGGGGAGGCACCCGTTCATCATGTCCAGACAGCTGATGTATGACAGCTCGCCTCTCACTTGGTCTCCCTGCTCCAAAGAATACATCACACGCTTCCTCGA tcgCGGCTGGGGTTTCTGTCTGGATGACCGTCCTTCCAAGAGGGACCTAACCACACCACTGGCTCGCCTCGGTGTCCGCTACACCACACACCACCAGTGCCAGCTCCAGTATGGCCCAAACGCTACCTTTTGCCATGAGGTTGAT AACGTTTGCCAGATTCTGTGGTGTTCAGTAAACGGCTCCTGTCGCTCCAAACTGGACTCACCCATAGACGGCACTCGCTGTGGACCAGAGAAG TGGTGTATCTCAGGAGAGTGTGTGATTGTGGGTAAACTCCCAGAGACGGTGAATGGGGGCTGGGGACAGTGGAGCACCTGGTCTCACTGCTCCAGGACCTGTGGAACCGGAGTTCAGTCAGCAGAGAGGGAATGTAACAACCCTAA ACCAGAGTTCGGGGGCAAGTACTGCACTGGGGAAAGGAAGCGTTATCGAACCTGCAACACAAAACCCTGTCAGCAGAATAAACCAACCTTTCGAGAGATGCTGTGCAGTGAGTTTGACACTGTGCCCTACCACAATGAGCTCTACCAGTGGATTCCAGTGGCTAACCCAT TACATCCCTGTGAGCTGCACTGTCGCCCAGTCAGTGAGTACTTTTCGGAGAAGATGCTTGACACTGTGACAGATGGGACACCGTGCTTCATGAACAATAATTCCAGGAGCATCTGCGTCAACGGAGTGTGCAAG gAGGTGGGCTGTGACTATGGCATTGACTCAAACGCAGTGGAGGATCGTTGTGGAGTCTGTTTGGGTGATGGCAAAAGCTGTGAGACGGTCTATAAGTCGTTTGATGAAGGAGAGGGCTTTG GGTACATGGACGTGGGGGTGATACCTGAGGGGGCGCGGGACATCCTGGTGAAGGAAGTGGAGGAGGCAGGTAACTTCCTGGCTCTGAGGAGCGAGACAACGGAGGAGTACTACCTCAACGGCAACTTCATCATCCAGTGGAATGGGGAGTACGAGGCCGGAGGGACGACATTTTTCTACGAACGTGACGGGAACATGGAGAACCTCACCGCTCCTGGACCCACCAAACAGCCAGTCATGCTCCAG TTGCTGTTTCAGGAGAAGAACCCAGGTATAAAGTACGAGTACATCATCAAGAAGACCAgggagacaggaaatgaggtcaCTGAGCCCATGTACAGATGGAGACACGGGgcatggacagactgcagcacCACCTGTGGCTTAG GTGAGCAGCACCAGCCGGTGCGGTGTTTTGAGGTGGATGTAGGTGTGGTGGACGAGTCTCTGTGTGACCCAGAGAGCCGTCCTGAAGACAGACACCGAAAATGCAAGACTATGGATTGTCCTGCAAG gtggtgggtgggtggctGGCAGCAGTGTACAGCCACCTGTGGATCAGAAGGGGTACGGAAGCGAACGGTACTCTGTGTTCGCACGGTGTCAGGGGAGGAACGGGTGCTCCACCCTGTCGAGTGCAAGCATCTCCTTAAACCCAAACCTATAGTGCCGTGCAACAGAGATGTACCCTGTGGACAGGACTGGGCTGTTGGCAACTGGGAAgag TGTCCAGTCACATGTGGAGGAGGTGTTCGCTCACGTACAGTCATGTGTGCATTAGCACCCAAGAAGACCTGCGACCTCTCGACCAAACCTCGGTCCAGATCACTTTGCGCCCTGCAGAGCTGCCCTAACTCAAGCCTTCGTAGACGGCCCGGGCCTCCTCCTAAATACCGTCGCATCTACCCAAATAAGAGCCACCCCACCAAGCATCCTGCTACACCTACCTGGGCTCCCACAAGCACCACGACCACAGCTGCGcccacagctgctgtcactgtgaggaAGAAAACAACCACTAAAGAGACTACAACTGCTTTCATCCCTACCACCAAATCCCTTTCAATCCCTGAAACCACAGTCCCTGAAATCATAGACACCGATGATTATGAGTTCAATATTAAAGTGagggaaaatgaggaaaatagaGGCAAAGGTTTCCCCTCTAAAGTCAAGGACAGAAAAGCAACTAGCGTGGAAAAGGAAAAGGtagaagagagggaggatggagaggagggaagtACACCAAATGTGGTGATGTATACTCCAGGATATGATTATGTTGTTGAGGATAGGAcgatggaggtggaggggatTATTGACCTGGATGTTACCACATCTACATCACTCAAAAGTCCTCTTAAATCAACCACACCAATGCCACATACACTCATCACACCCACTTTACAAACAAGTCCACCTACCATGCAGACAACCAAAGCACCCACCACCTACTCCACCCCACTCACCAGTACTATAACATTGCCAAAGACTACTCACCACTATCCCTTCAGCAACCGCCACACCACCCCTCGTATCAATCCATACAGCCACTGGACACACAGGGTTCCCCTCACCACTCCCATGTACGAGGACCATTCAGTGCCAATGAAAGCTGGCGTCCACACAACGAAAGCTCCTTCCACAACTGCAAGAAGAAAACCAATCACCACTGCAGCATCACCCCAGCCCACAGTGAAGATCATTAAAATGAAGAAGACTGCTGTGACACCTAGGAAAAACAGTTCTGCCTCTCGTGCTAAAAAGCCCTCTTCCTTGTCCAAAAGCGGTCGCTCTAAGAGCCAAAACCAGCAACCAGAAAGTCCCATGAGCAGCTCCACCAGTGACCAAAGAAACCTGATGGCCAGAGAGCCCGTCAGCATGGATATATTCTGGGTTGTAGGAAACTGGAGCGAG tgTTCAACAACATGCGGGATTGGAGCAATATGGAGAACAGTGGTGTGCAGCTCCCAGAAAGATGAGGACTGTGCCAACGCGAAGAGACCTGAGCCTGCGCGTACCTGTCACCTGCAGCCCTGCGCCACCTGGCAGAGTGGCAGCTGGAGCAAG TGTCCAGACAGCTGTGCAGTGGTGGGAAGGAGGTACCGTGATGTCCAGTGTGTCGATTCTCAGAGTAAACGTGCCCTCAGACCTTTCCACTGTCAAGCCGTGTCCAGTAGACCAGTCAGCACCTTGACTTGCCCCCACAAGCCCTGTATGAGCTGGAGTATATCACCATGGGGACCG TGCTCTGGCAGCTGTGGTGAAGGCATCAGGGAGCGGTTGGTGTACTGCCCTGCACCTCACCGCTGTAGCACCACACTCAGgccaaacagcacagagccCTGTAGTCTAAAGCCCTGCACTCACTGGATGGCTGACGACTGGGAGGAG TGCTCTGTGACCTGTGGTGGGGGTCAGCAGCAGCGGGAAGTCAACTGCGTGAGTGAGAAGGATTTGGCTGTAATGCCAAACAGCCTCTGTGAGAAGATTTCCAAACCAGAAACACTCAGGAAGTGCAATATGCAGGAATGCAAGACCAACACAG GTCCAGTTTGCAAGAAGAACACCATGTCCTCACGCTTCTGCGACAAGCTGAAGCTGTTGGGTCGCTGCTCTCTCAGGTCAGTCCAAAGACAGTGCTGTGTCACCTGTGGATCATAG